The Simkaniaceae bacterium genome window below encodes:
- a CDS encoding TolC family protein: MITREILRFSLTSALLAFCFASCTSYRDASNPFALAPSSVSSNWTPPEKILQKIHIKTAPLPTPVIDEGHHYSLAEVLDMGLLYNTNTKETWAQARAAAAQYGQSLQNYFILSQFDSSYQRARSPGFAFNENYYFFYTLVQNQLNFSYTFLDFGQTRNSSLSALYSLYEADWSHNHQIQSVIQTLMSDYFNVIYQQELLLSDIADVENAEATLISAEEKLRMGTTDISDVLQARTTYLENKLRVVNQQQSVAGALSTITNDMGIPSNTRLQFERFPSEYELYQPRAFEDLFELAKQCRPDYLAAIAEVQSKEYALNAAKSQYYPTVNGDFSIGNSRGNGGFNDQYDFSAQVSLTLPLFQGFFQKNQIKQAEANLENSKANALQTELTITKEINLYQQDVTFALDSIEYATAYLDSAKEDFKVSLDKYRQGTNNIIDVINAQTSVADASAKVISAKNDYFTALANLSYAIGSLNLDPTKLSQIIEEENLR, encoded by the coding sequence TTGATCACGAGGGAGATCCTAAGATTTAGTCTAACGAGCGCGCTTCTCGCGTTCTGTTTTGCTTCATGCACCTCTTATCGAGATGCAAGCAACCCCTTTGCCCTCGCCCCTTCCTCTGTCAGCTCAAATTGGACCCCTCCTGAAAAGATCCTCCAAAAGATCCATATTAAAACCGCCCCTTTGCCTACCCCCGTGATTGATGAAGGACATCACTATAGTTTAGCGGAAGTGTTGGATATGGGACTGCTCTATAATACCAATACGAAAGAGACATGGGCTCAAGCGCGGGCCGCAGCCGCTCAATATGGTCAGTCGCTTCAAAACTATTTCATTCTCTCTCAGTTTGATAGCTCTTATCAAAGAGCGCGCTCTCCCGGATTTGCTTTTAATGAAAACTATTATTTTTTTTATACCCTTGTTCAAAATCAGCTTAATTTTTCATATACTTTCCTCGACTTCGGACAAACAAGAAACTCCTCCCTCTCCGCTCTTTATTCCCTTTATGAGGCAGATTGGTCACATAATCATCAGATTCAAAGCGTCATTCAAACGCTGATGAGCGACTATTTTAATGTTATTTATCAACAAGAACTCCTTCTTTCGGATATTGCCGATGTAGAAAATGCAGAGGCTACTCTTATTTCAGCTGAAGAAAAACTCAGAATGGGAACCACCGATATTTCAGATGTCTTGCAGGCAAGAACAACTTATTTAGAAAACAAACTGCGTGTCGTTAACCAACAACAAAGCGTTGCCGGCGCATTGTCCACGATAACAAACGATATGGGCATTCCTTCAAATACGCGCCTACAGTTTGAGCGATTCCCCTCTGAGTACGAACTCTATCAACCCCGTGCTTTTGAAGACCTATTTGAACTCGCTAAACAATGCCGCCCCGATTATTTAGCAGCTATAGCTGAGGTTCAATCTAAAGAATATGCCCTTAATGCTGCAAAAAGCCAATATTACCCCACGGTGAATGGCGATTTCAGCATTGGCAACTCGAGAGGAAACGGGGGCTTTAACGATCAATATGACTTCAGCGCGCAGGTGAGCCTCACACTCCCCCTCTTTCAAGGCTTTTTTCAAAAAAACCAAATTAAGCAAGCCGAAGCCAATCTAGAAAACTCCAAAGCAAATGCCCTTCAAACAGAGCTCACTATCACCAAAGAAATCAACTTATATCAGCAAGACGTCACATTTGCCCTTGATTCAATCGAATATGCCACGGCTTATCTCGATTCGGCGAAAGAAGATTTCAAAGTGAGCCTTGATAAATACCGCCAAGGGACAAATAACATTATCGATGTTATTAATGCGCAAACATCTGTTGCAGATGCCTCGGCAAAAGTGATCTCTGCAAAAAACGACTACTTTACAGCTCTTGCCAACCTCTCTTATGCCATTGGCAGCCTTAATTTAGATCCCACTAAACTCTCTCAAATCATAGAGGAGGAAAACCTTCGATGA
- the gatC gene encoding Asp-tRNA(Asn)/Glu-tRNA(Gln) amidotransferase subunit GatC — MHFDKDFLSRLTRLCKIECTEDELNRLLISLESILSHVDQLEEIDTKGVTTCIHVNEIQTLSLGDDEERDIMPHQRLMKNAPDAIGGMVKVPPIINA; from the coding sequence ATGCATTTTGATAAAGACTTTCTCTCTCGCTTGACGCGGCTATGCAAGATTGAGTGCACTGAAGATGAGCTCAACCGCCTCCTCATTAGCTTAGAATCTATTTTATCTCATGTAGATCAGCTGGAAGAAATTGACACTAAAGGCGTTACAACTTGCATCCATGTCAATGAAATCCAAACACTTTCTTTAGGTGATGATGAAGAACGGGATATTATGCCCCATCAACGTCTCATGAAAAATGCCCCCGATGCCATCGGAGGCATGGTTAAGGTTCCCCCTATTATTAATGCTTAA
- a CDS encoding branched-chain amino acid transport system II carrier protein — protein MTALKSRWVSNGLAMFSMFFGAGNVIFPLIIGFTARGSVGFALIGLFITAVLVPFSGLIATTLFDGNYITFFNRLGKVPGAFATILVLALIGPFGGIPRCIALTYSTLHVYFTTLHLIWFSVIAAVVIFFFCLKKNRILDILGYVLTPILIVFLLVIVVKGFLQGSWDQKVTMTALPSFFYGLKEGYFTMDLLASFFFASIVCERLKESKEEHISHKGLVFHLLKASSIGGVLLGVIYICFAIVASLYSSELQGVESDHLLGAIGKHVLGPYAGFVVCLAVALSCLTTAIALSVVSAEFLQRYIFKNKVKYLWNLIIVIALSALVSMLEFSGIVKALAPLLTIAYPSFLLLSVLNILYKLFHFKPVKTPVFILLLFMIIKSLFN, from the coding sequence ATGACTGCTCTTAAAAGTCGCTGGGTATCAAATGGCCTTGCGATGTTTTCAATGTTTTTCGGAGCGGGTAATGTCATTTTTCCTCTCATTATCGGGTTTACTGCAAGGGGGTCTGTTGGTTTCGCCCTTATTGGACTGTTTATTACGGCTGTTTTAGTCCCGTTTTCAGGTTTGATTGCAACGACTCTGTTTGATGGCAACTATATCACTTTTTTTAACCGTTTGGGGAAAGTGCCCGGGGCTTTTGCCACGATTCTTGTTCTAGCTCTGATTGGTCCTTTTGGGGGTATTCCCCGGTGCATTGCGCTGACTTACTCGACATTGCATGTCTACTTTACAACCCTTCATTTGATTTGGTTTAGTGTTATTGCTGCAGTCGTCATATTTTTCTTTTGTCTAAAGAAGAATCGAATCCTAGACATCTTAGGATATGTTTTAACCCCTATTTTAATTGTTTTTCTTCTAGTTATTGTGGTTAAAGGGTTTCTGCAGGGGTCTTGGGATCAAAAAGTGACAATGACGGCTTTGCCCTCGTTCTTTTATGGACTGAAGGAGGGGTATTTTACAATGGATCTGCTCGCTTCTTTCTTTTTTGCTTCTATTGTGTGCGAAAGGTTGAAAGAATCAAAGGAAGAGCATATTTCCCATAAAGGCCTTGTTTTTCATCTCCTCAAAGCATCCAGTATAGGAGGGGTTCTTTTAGGGGTGATTTATATTTGTTTTGCTATTGTTGCATCACTCTATAGTAGTGAGCTTCAGGGGGTTGAGTCCGATCATCTTTTGGGGGCTATAGGCAAGCATGTTTTGGGGCCCTATGCGGGTTTTGTGGTTTGTTTAGCTGTGGCCCTTTCCTGTTTGACAACCGCAATTGCTCTATCGGTTGTCAGTGCAGAGTTTCTTCAGCGTTATATCTTTAAGAACAAAGTTAAATACCTCTGGAATCTTATCATTGTCATCGCGCTATCAGCGCTTGTTTCCATGTTGGAATTTTCAGGAATTGTTAAGGCTTTAGCCCCTTTATTGACAATAGCCTATCCTTCATTCCTTCTTTTGTCGGTATTGAATATTTTATATAAACTCTTTCATTTTAAACCGGTTAAAACACCTGTTTTTATTCTTCTGTTGTTTATGATTATAAAATCCCTTTTTAATTAA
- a CDS encoding YIP1 family protein, whose protein sequence is MLKLNPWLKIWVAPRETLRAIKQYDPRYRFITLSFIYGFLWVLSMCQTLSLGHFYGTSAIVLASIILAIPVGYILMSISSLFFFWTGKLFRGKARYIEVRAAVSWANVPSIVTIGTWIVLIIALGSRLFMADRGQVEPGFGLADVMFIIQVIIAIWSTVILILGVAEVQGFSGWRALGNFILVICIWVLITLLIMYLVVYVAKPAAVAFLELL, encoded by the coding sequence ATGTTAAAATTAAATCCTTGGTTGAAAATCTGGGTTGCTCCGAGGGAGACTTTAAGGGCAATTAAGCAGTATGATCCAAGATATCGATTTATTACGTTGAGTTTCATCTATGGATTTTTATGGGTGTTATCAATGTGTCAGACCCTATCTCTTGGGCACTTTTATGGAACATCAGCCATAGTTTTAGCCAGTATTATTTTGGCTATTCCGGTTGGCTATATTTTGATGTCGATTTCATCGCTGTTTTTCTTTTGGACCGGAAAGCTATTTAGAGGAAAAGCCAGATATATTGAAGTGAGAGCTGCTGTTTCTTGGGCTAACGTTCCATCCATTGTGACGATTGGAACTTGGATTGTATTGATTATTGCATTGGGATCGCGATTGTTTATGGCAGACCGGGGGCAAGTTGAACCCGGATTCGGCCTTGCAGATGTGATGTTTATTATCCAAGTTATTATAGCAATTTGGTCTACCGTTATTTTGATTTTGGGAGTTGCTGAAGTTCAAGGATTTTCCGGCTGGAGAGCTTTAGGGAATTTTATTCTTGTTATATGTATTTGGGTATTAATTACCTTACTTATTATGTATCTCGTTGTTTACGTGGCCAAACCGGCTGCAGTTGCCTTTTTAGAGTTATTATAA
- a CDS encoding TIGR01777 family oxidoreductase — MTMHSYSHRIICPFPQKEVFRWHLTEGAFERSFLPSEEVEVKSKLARISHKFDLRHPSLQQHLLSASFRADGKGEPDRLSEQKSSVFYLKGWFFKHRWEVVIEKEIDSSTLKVIQKKGPFAHFQLKIEVRRGGGDSCELIEEAEFQMRFHWFLKRMRGARVKKRLKRFFEYKQDVLQSDLTQFSKYPCHHPLKVLIAGASGFVGRHLSAFLNSAGHEVMHLVRRAPIADNEVFWDPKTNECNLSLLEGIDAVINLSGSGIADHRWSSEVKDRIFSSRITATESLVMLIAQLHQKPSVFLSASAVGFYGDHADEFVDESSYRKGRLFLSQVSEEWERAVHKLDIHPIRIVNLRFAMILSSGQGALRKMLPVFRFGLGSILGSGKQYMSWVTIDDAVAAIYHCLMNDSMKGPVNIAAPEPVTNEVFSYQLAQMLHRSLGPRIPAHLVAWLFGQMGEELFLTSTRAVSKKLDHTGFVFRYPTLNQAFRHLL, encoded by the coding sequence ATGACTATGCACTCATATAGTCATCGCATTATTTGTCCTTTTCCTCAAAAGGAGGTCTTTCGTTGGCATTTAACCGAAGGAGCCTTTGAAAGATCCTTCCTGCCAAGTGAAGAAGTTGAGGTTAAGTCAAAATTAGCCCGCATTTCTCATAAATTCGATTTGAGACACCCCTCTCTTCAACAGCATCTTTTGAGCGCTTCTTTCCGGGCAGATGGGAAGGGCGAGCCGGATCGGCTTTCAGAGCAGAAAAGTTCCGTTTTTTATCTAAAGGGGTGGTTTTTTAAGCACCGCTGGGAAGTGGTGATTGAAAAAGAAATAGACTCTTCTACGCTTAAAGTTATTCAGAAAAAAGGGCCATTTGCCCATTTTCAATTAAAAATCGAGGTGAGGAGGGGAGGGGGCGATTCGTGTGAACTCATCGAAGAGGCAGAGTTTCAAATGCGCTTTCATTGGTTTTTAAAGCGGATGAGAGGCGCGCGCGTAAAAAAAAGACTGAAGCGCTTTTTTGAGTATAAACAGGATGTTCTTCAAAGTGATCTAACGCAATTTTCCAAGTATCCGTGTCATCATCCCTTAAAGGTATTGATTGCCGGTGCAAGCGGATTTGTCGGACGGCATTTGTCTGCTTTTTTAAATAGTGCCGGACATGAAGTGATGCATCTTGTAAGGCGAGCTCCTATTGCGGACAATGAGGTGTTTTGGGATCCGAAAACAAACGAGTGCAATTTGTCATTACTGGAAGGGATAGATGCCGTTATTAATTTATCCGGGTCGGGGATAGCGGATCACCGTTGGAGCTCTGAAGTTAAGGATCGCATTTTTTCTTCCCGCATCACAGCGACGGAAAGTCTGGTTATGTTAATCGCTCAGTTGCATCAAAAGCCGTCTGTTTTTCTATCTGCTTCTGCAGTTGGATTTTATGGCGATCATGCCGATGAATTTGTCGATGAGAGCTCCTATAGAAAGGGAAGACTATTTCTTTCACAGGTGAGTGAAGAGTGGGAGCGGGCTGTGCATAAACTCGATATTCATCCTATTAGGATCGTCAATTTGCGGTTTGCAATGATTTTAAGTTCGGGGCAGGGCGCCTTAAGAAAAATGCTCCCGGTTTTTCGATTTGGACTCGGCTCGATTTTAGGGTCGGGTAAACAATATATGAGTTGGGTAACCATTGATGATGCCGTTGCCGCAATTTATCATTGTCTTATGAATGATTCAATGAAAGGCCCTGTTAATATTGCCGCTCCGGAGCCGGTGACAAATGAAGTTTTTTCTTATCAACTAGCTCAGATGCTACATCGATCACTTGGACCACGTATCCCGGCCCATCTTGTTGCGTGGCTTTTTGGTCAGATGGGAGAAGAGCTGTTCTTAACTTCAACACGGGCCGTTTCTAAAAAACTTGATCATACCGGGTTTGTTTTCCGCTATCCTACACTGAATCAAGCCTTCCGTCATCTTTTGTAG
- a CDS encoding RHS repeat-associated core domain-containing protein gives MKSITTDSKGRIQKNESKDLNGIVLQSTEITYNDNEKRADVKSHVFSAASDPVIQVVRYVYTDSGKLKQTIRALGTNCERVTTFDYDENDRLVKVCLPSGVLVFREYDVDGNLILLKSSDKTVDYAIVYSEDGHLLKCIDRNMGYSIKREFTLSHLLAKETFPTGHTFAYSYNDNGQIEALALANFGSVQYKYDNAKLASVSRLSANGALAYTHHYEWNKTSNYLVQEKIIAGLGEVSYAVDPTNKLITQQNLYNAYELILDDQNGIASIKENGKRLDYSYDKLGHLILDDKYDSLGNPISGTVNVLNELSTYRDVECEYDLNGNLIVKKTPEKTYFFKYDALGRLISAKTENFEAKYTYDIFNRRLFKTISSEGKTKTYAYLYQNDTEVAVLDSKQHLVVLRVLGLSPIKGVYKSISVEKSNAIYAPVYDYACHIRKLVNIATQEVIDYSSLHCYGQNIRDLKPIIPWVYSTQHYDSETQLIYYGDRYYDPSIRRWTTPDPLGEIDSANPYLFVHNNPIKYMDIRGDFALTVPILVWGARGASLAVPGLAPLVWGATAGIAAYQAGKHIKNHMDKKKEGRQHDGTPGDHERQNDQFKDACKEIERKLGRKLSEKDVRRLHNDISKKDYGYHEIVEEGYWKFK, from the coding sequence ATGAAGTCTATAACCACAGACTCTAAAGGAAGGATCCAAAAAAATGAAAGCAAAGACTTAAATGGTATAGTGCTGCAATCCACAGAGATCACATATAATGATAATGAGAAGCGGGCTGATGTGAAAAGTCATGTCTTTTCTGCTGCGAGTGATCCCGTTATTCAGGTCGTGCGCTATGTTTATACTGATTCAGGTAAGCTGAAACAAACGATTCGAGCTTTGGGAACAAATTGTGAAAGAGTCACAACTTTTGACTACGATGAAAATGATCGTCTCGTTAAAGTCTGCCTTCCAAGTGGTGTGTTGGTATTTCGCGAGTATGATGTAGATGGGAATCTCATCCTCTTAAAGTCATCAGATAAAACTGTTGATTATGCAATAGTTTATAGTGAAGATGGCCATTTGCTGAAATGCATCGATCGAAATATGGGATATTCTATAAAAAGGGAGTTTACCCTCAGCCATTTACTTGCAAAAGAAACTTTCCCTACAGGACATACTTTTGCCTATTCTTACAATGATAACGGCCAAATCGAAGCTCTAGCCTTAGCGAATTTTGGTTCTGTTCAATATAAATATGACAATGCCAAGCTAGCCAGTGTAAGTCGATTGTCCGCTAATGGAGCCCTTGCTTATACGCATCACTATGAGTGGAACAAAACTTCAAATTATCTAGTTCAAGAAAAAATAATCGCAGGCCTTGGAGAGGTGTCTTATGCAGTAGATCCCACAAACAAGCTCATAACTCAGCAAAATCTCTATAATGCATATGAATTAATATTAGATGATCAAAATGGGATTGCTTCTATTAAGGAGAATGGAAAAAGACTTGATTATTCGTACGATAAACTTGGCCATCTCATTCTAGATGATAAGTATGATTCTCTCGGAAATCCCATAAGTGGAACTGTCAATGTGCTCAATGAACTTTCTACTTATCGAGATGTTGAATGCGAATATGATCTTAATGGCAACCTCATCGTCAAAAAAACACCTGAAAAGACCTATTTTTTTAAATATGATGCTCTAGGTCGGCTCATTTCAGCCAAAACAGAAAATTTTGAGGCTAAATACACTTATGACATTTTTAATCGTCGCTTATTTAAAACGATTTCTTCTGAAGGAAAGACAAAAACATATGCCTATCTCTATCAAAATGATACCGAAGTCGCTGTTCTAGATAGCAAGCAACATCTAGTTGTTCTCAGAGTTTTAGGTCTTTCTCCCATTAAAGGAGTATACAAATCTATTAGCGTTGAAAAGTCAAATGCTATCTATGCTCCCGTTTATGACTATGCTTGTCATATTCGCAAACTCGTCAATATAGCAACCCAAGAGGTGATTGATTATAGTAGCCTTCACTGTTATGGCCAAAATATCCGGGATCTCAAACCTATTATTCCTTGGGTTTATAGCACACAACATTACGATTCGGAAACTCAGCTAATCTACTACGGTGATCGTTATTATGACCCTTCCATTAGAAGATGGACGACACCAGATCCTCTAGGAGAAATAGATTCGGCAAATCCCTATCTATTTGTGCACAACAATCCGATTAAATATATGGATATTCGTGGCGATTTTGCACTTACTGTTCCTATTCTTGTTTGGGGAGCAAGAGGTGCTTCTCTAGCAGTTCCGGGCTTAGCCCCTCTTGTTTGGGGTGCGACAGCCGGAATCGCAGCTTATCAGGCGGGGAAGCATATTAAAAACCACATGGATAAGAAGAAAGAAGGTAGGCAGCATGATGGGACCCCGGGAGACCATGAAAGACAAAATGATCAGTTTAAAGATGCTTGTAAAGAAATTGAAAGAAAGCTTGGTAGGAAACTATCCGAAAAGGATGTACGCAGATTGCACAACGATATCTCTAAAAAGGATTATGGTTATCATGAAATAGTAGAAGAAGGGTATTGGAAATTTAAATGA
- the gatA gene encoding Asp-tRNA(Asn)/Glu-tRNA(Gln) amidotransferase subunit GatA, protein MYRKTAIELSEDFKSGKTTARHIAEYFLKRIRSGDAKIGSCLTVLEERVLSKADELDRKRAQNKSLGKLAGIPITIKDNMHIQGVKTTCASKILENYEAPFDATVTRLIEEEDGLILAKTNLDEFAMGSTNEYSAFYPVNNPWNSNISPGGSSGGSAASVSACFAKLSLGSDTGGSIRLPASFTGIVGFKPSYGRVSRYGLVAFGSSLDQVGPFGKSVKDVALAMEVIGRHCRYDSTSFDAPQENYLDELDLSIQGKTIGIPHSLIDLMADEPRKHFENNIALLKSLGLTVIDINLDILKYCVPVYYIIAPAEASTNLARYDGVLFSKRAKNIDSIESLYNKSREMGFGAEVKQRILLGTYVLSSGQKDAYYNKAQQVRTLIIKAFKNAFEKCDMIAMPTVSHAAFDKGALQDSLSLYLQDIYTIPANLAGLPAISVPSGFTTDQRPLSLQLIGPYKEDARVLRFAHHFEKAAHFSPDIAPAFDKEEIS, encoded by the coding sequence ATGTATCGCAAAACTGCCATTGAATTATCCGAAGACTTTAAAAGTGGAAAAACAACTGCAAGACACATCGCTGAATACTTTTTAAAACGGATTCGGTCCGGTGATGCAAAAATCGGCTCCTGCCTCACTGTTTTAGAAGAGCGCGTTTTATCTAAAGCCGATGAACTCGACAGGAAAAGAGCTCAAAACAAGTCTCTTGGCAAACTGGCCGGCATTCCCATCACCATAAAAGATAATATGCACATTCAGGGGGTCAAAACAACATGCGCCTCTAAAATCCTTGAGAACTATGAAGCTCCATTTGATGCAACCGTCACCCGTTTAATTGAAGAAGAGGATGGTTTGATTCTTGCCAAAACCAATCTCGATGAATTTGCAATGGGTTCAACAAACGAATATTCGGCTTTTTACCCCGTGAACAACCCTTGGAATTCTAATATCTCTCCGGGAGGATCATCCGGGGGGTCAGCGGCAAGTGTCTCGGCGTGTTTTGCAAAATTATCTCTAGGCAGCGATACGGGGGGATCTATTCGACTTCCCGCTTCATTTACGGGAATTGTGGGGTTTAAACCTTCTTACGGCCGCGTGTCTCGTTATGGCCTCGTTGCTTTTGGATCTTCTCTTGATCAAGTCGGCCCATTTGGCAAATCGGTCAAAGATGTTGCACTGGCCATGGAAGTTATTGGCCGTCATTGTCGATATGACTCGACGAGTTTCGATGCGCCTCAAGAAAACTATCTCGATGAGCTCGATCTCAGCATTCAAGGGAAAACCATCGGCATCCCGCACTCTTTGATTGATTTAATGGCGGATGAGCCAAGAAAACACTTCGAAAATAACATTGCGCTTCTAAAAAGCTTAGGATTAACTGTCATCGATATTAATCTCGACATCCTTAAATATTGCGTCCCGGTCTACTATATTATCGCTCCTGCCGAAGCATCGACTAATTTAGCGCGCTATGACGGGGTTCTCTTTTCAAAAAGGGCAAAAAATATCGACAGCATTGAATCGCTCTATAATAAATCGCGTGAAATGGGATTTGGAGCTGAAGTCAAACAACGCATCCTGCTTGGGACATATGTCCTCTCTTCCGGACAAAAAGATGCCTATTATAATAAAGCTCAGCAAGTTCGCACATTAATCATTAAAGCCTTTAAGAATGCCTTCGAAAAGTGCGATATGATTGCTATGCCAACAGTTTCCCATGCTGCTTTTGACAAAGGCGCACTACAAGATTCTTTGAGTTTATATCTACAAGATATTTATACGATCCCGGCAAATTTAGCCGGCCTACCCGCAATCAGCGTTCCGAGTGGATTTACAACGGATCAACGCCCCCTTTCGCTACAATTAATCGGCCCCTACAAAGAGGATGCACGCGTGCTTCGGTTTGCACATCACTTTGAAAAAGCGGCTCATTTTTCACCTGATATTGCCCCCGCATTTGATAAAGAGGAGATTTCTTGA
- the gatB gene encoding Asp-tRNA(Asn)/Glu-tRNA(Gln) amidotransferase subunit GatB: MDINYEDWEPIIGLEIHVQLNTHTKMFSRAPNRYGNEPNTNISIADTGQPGALPVVNRQAVKKAVMFAIAVNADIELKSYFDRKSYFYPDSPRNFQITQFEHPIMRGGYVEADVEGKSKRFEIHHAHLEDDTGMLKHFSHFTGIDYNRAGAPLIEIVSTPCIRSAKEASAYAQALRSIMQYIDASDCNMEEGSLRIDVNVSVRPKGEKNYRNKVEIKNMNSFFNMQLAIDSEIARQIQIYSENPTADPNTLIQPSTCRFDLETKKTVVMRTKETAEDYRYFPEPDLPPLVLTQEYIDEIKSNIPELPHERFRRYVEELEIGEYSASLLINDKKLCDEYEEALRHTSNAKGLCNWLTVEFVGRIKETGKTLSEYGLQARHIAQLVNLIDQGVITGRIAKQVADDMIANPSLQPEDIVKANPNYRPLTDTKEIEAIIDTVLSANPESIEDYKAGKDRAFNFLIGQVMKQTKGKASPEIVKDLMQAKLHR, translated from the coding sequence ATGGATATCAATTATGAAGACTGGGAACCGATTATTGGCCTTGAAATCCATGTCCAGCTCAACACACATACAAAAATGTTCTCAAGAGCTCCTAATCGCTATGGAAATGAACCGAATACGAATATTAGTATTGCAGATACGGGTCAACCGGGCGCTCTTCCCGTCGTCAACCGACAAGCTGTCAAAAAAGCGGTCATGTTTGCCATCGCCGTTAATGCGGATATCGAACTCAAATCCTACTTCGATCGTAAATCTTACTTTTATCCGGACAGCCCTCGTAATTTTCAGATTACTCAGTTTGAGCACCCCATTATGAGAGGGGGATATGTCGAGGCGGATGTGGAAGGCAAATCAAAACGCTTTGAAATCCATCATGCTCATTTAGAAGATGATACGGGAATGCTTAAACACTTTAGCCACTTCACCGGAATTGACTACAACCGAGCCGGAGCGCCCCTCATCGAAATCGTCTCAACACCCTGTATCCGCTCTGCCAAAGAGGCGAGCGCTTACGCACAAGCCTTGCGCTCAATCATGCAATACATCGACGCCTCAGATTGTAATATGGAAGAGGGGTCTCTTCGCATCGATGTCAACGTCAGCGTGCGCCCCAAAGGAGAAAAAAACTACCGCAATAAGGTCGAGATCAAAAACATGAACTCGTTCTTTAATATGCAGCTCGCTATTGACTCAGAAATCGCAAGACAAATTCAAATCTACTCTGAAAATCCCACCGCCGATCCGAATACACTCATTCAACCGTCGACTTGCCGTTTTGACCTTGAGACAAAAAAAACGGTTGTGATGAGAACAAAAGAGACGGCAGAAGACTATCGCTATTTTCCTGAACCCGATCTCCCCCCTCTTGTTCTAACTCAAGAGTATATCGATGAAATTAAAAGCAATATACCCGAACTCCCACATGAGCGCTTCCGCCGCTATGTCGAAGAGCTCGAAATAGGAGAGTATTCCGCATCCCTATTGATCAATGACAAAAAACTGTGCGATGAATATGAAGAAGCCCTCCGGCACACTTCAAATGCCAAAGGCTTATGTAATTGGCTCACGGTTGAATTCGTCGGACGCATTAAAGAGACGGGAAAAACACTATCGGAATACGGCCTTCAAGCACGCCATATCGCTCAGCTCGTCAATCTCATTGATCAAGGCGTGATTACGGGGCGCATTGCCAAACAAGTCGCTGATGATATGATCGCTAACCCCTCTCTTCAACCCGAAGATATTGTCAAGGCCAATCCCAACTACCGCCCTTTGACTGATACAAAGGAAATCGAAGCAATTATCGATACCGTTTTATCTGCCAATCCGGAATCCATTGAGGATTATAAAGCCGGAAAAGATCGCGCTTTTAACTTTTTAATTGGGCAAGTGATGAAACAAACAAAAGGAAAAGCTTCCCCGGAAATCGTCAAAGACCTGATGCAAGCAAAACTTCATCGGTGA
- a CDS encoding DUF378 domain-containing protein codes for MRAINVIALTLVIIGALNWGLWGFFEFDFVAWLFGGNTKAISRIVYCLVGLSGLWSLGCYSKVSGCSSCKRK; via the coding sequence ATGAGGGCCATTAATGTCATCGCGCTTACATTAGTCATTATAGGCGCACTTAATTGGGGTTTATGGGGCTTTTTTGAATTTGATTTTGTCGCATGGTTATTTGGAGGCAATACAAAGGCCATTAGTCGCATTGTCTATTGTCTTGTCGGTTTATCAGGGCTCTGGAGTCTTGGTTGCTACTCAAAAGTGAGTGGCTGTTCATCATGCAAACGTAAATAG